The Leishmania braziliensis MHOM/BR/75/M2904 complete genome, chromosome 9 genome includes a window with the following:
- a CDS encoding N-acetyl-D-glucosaminylphosphatidylinositol de-N-acetylase, with protein MHSVTVVCLSVVLALLLLLWLKISNLAGTSVRSDVLLVLAHPDDEAMFFTPLLHSLRAQRVTVHLLCLSNGNYAGMGKEREKELYASGAFFGVQRRNIRVVDHTDLQDGMGNVWSPLVIRREVESYMQKAGNISTIVTFDKYGVSGHPNHIAVHNGVRGLKENMPPGLLHLQLRSRSLLFKYVGLLAVLPYVLWSSTSASRTSFVAVIPPASAWESMAAMRKHASQFVWFRYLFVIFSSYTYVNEIEEL; from the coding sequence ATGCACAGCGTCACCGTTGTGTGCCTCAGCGTGGTGCTGGcgttgctcctgctgctgtggctgaaAATCTCGAACCTTGCCGGGACGTCCGTTCGCAGCGACGTCCTGCTTGTATTGGCACACCCCGACGATGAGGCAATGTTTTTCACCCCACTTCTGCATTCGTTGCGGGCACAGCGGGTCACGGTACATCTTCTGTGCCTGTCCAATGGCAACTACGCTGGGATGGGAAAGGAACGCGAAAAGGAGCTCTATGCCAGTGGTGCTTTCTTCGGAGTGCAGCGACGCAACATTCGAGTCGTCGACCACACCGACTTGCAAGACGGTATGGGTAACGTCTGGAGTCCGCTGGTAATTCGCAGGGAAGTCGAGTCGTACATGCAGAAAGCCGGTAACATCAGCACCATTGTTACGTTTGACAAGTATGGTGTCTCTGGCCATCCTAACCACATTGCAGTTCACAATGGTGTGCGGGGGCTCAAAGAAAACATGCCTCCAGGgctcctccacctgcagcTCAGATCACGCAGCCTTTTGTTCAAGTACGTAGGACTGCTGGCGGTTCTCCCTTACGTCCTGTGGTCATCCACAAGCGCTAGTCGCACGAGCTTTGTCGCCGTCATTCCACCCGCATCAGCCTGGGAGAGCATGGCCGCCATGCGCAAGCACGCCAGCCAGTTTGTCTGGTTTCGCTACTTGTTTGTAATTTTCTCTTCGTACACCTACGTGAATGAGATCGAAGAGCTCTAG
- a CDS encoding putative endonuclease III, with translation MSKHSFTPPSNWAQLFARLEDYRKHLLAPVDTMGCHRLHDENAPKEVQRFQTLVALMLSAQTKDIVTATAMDALIKRGLTAQSIHAMTTTELDMHICKVGFHNTKVKHIKEVAAILIKDYGGKVPREYEELIALPGVGPKMANLFFQDADHRTVGIGVDTHVHRISQRYRWVPSTVKTPEDTRKALESWLPQKHWGTINSLMVGLGQTVCTPLYPKCGICELSDICPNAFKEVQQKGLRTKAPTERRQEPVPQKKRRIK, from the coding sequence ATGAGTAAACACTCCTTTACCCCGCCATCGAATTGGGCGCAGCTTTTTGCGCGTCTGGAGGACTACCGAAAGCACTTACTGGCCCCGGTGGACACGATGgggtgccaccgcctccacgaTGAGAATGCACCAAAGGAGGTTCAACGCTTTCAGACCTTGGTGGCGCTTATGCTCAGTGCTCAGACGAAGGACATCGTGACCGCCACTGCGATGGATGCTCTGATCAAGCGCGGGCTGACTGCGCAGTCGATTCATGCAATGACGACGACTGAATTAGACATGCACATCTGCAAAGTTGGGTTTCACAATACTAAAGTGAAGCATATCAAGGAAGTCGCCGCGATTCTCATAAAGGACTACGGCGGAAAGGTACCGCGAGAGTATGAGGAGCTGATTGCACTGCCCGGCGTCGGCCCGAAAATGGCTAATCTGTTTTTCCAAGACGCTGACCACCGTACTGTCGGAATTGGCGTcgacacgcacgtgcaccgcATCTCGCAGCGCTACAGATGGGTACCAAGCACTGTGAAGACGCCGGAGGACACGCGAAAGGCGCTGGAGTCATGGTTGCCTCAGAAACACTGGGGAACCATTAACTCTCTCATGGTGGGTCTCGGTCAGACAGTGTGCACGCCACTCTACCCGAAGTGCGGCATCTGTGAACTTAGCGATATTTGCCCAAATGCGTTCAAAGAGGTACAGCAGAAGGGTCTCCGCACAAAAGCGCCCACGGAGAGGAGGCAGGAGCCTGTGccgcagaagaagagacgcATAAAGTGA
- a CDS encoding putative RNA-binding protein 5 → MSYPSPFTRNVYIASLPNDYSEKDLLDLFSPFGRVITCTVKYDKKTGLCKGYGFVLFENEQDALNSVIALQGHSIRNTRIQVRLARPEASAKKMYPVMIQQQMMSACMPYQPVYVMYVPSPLYSQLSSVQG, encoded by the coding sequence ATGTCGTACCCGTCTCCGTTCACTCGCAATGTGTACATTGCCAGCCTGCCAAATGACTATTCCGAGAAGGATCTATTGgatctcttctctcccttcggCCGCGTCATCACCTGCACGGTAAAGTACGACAAGAAGACTGGGCTTTGCAAGGGGTACGGTTTTGTCTTATTCGAAAACGAACAGGACGCGTTGAACTCCGTGATTGCGCTTCAGGGCCACTCCATCCGGAACACACGCATTCAAGTGCGGTTGGCTCGTCCGGAAGCCTCGGCGAAGAAGATGTATCCGGTGATGATACAGCAGCAGATGATGAGTGCTTGCATGCCGTACCAGCCGGTGTACGTCATGTACGTGCCATCGCCTCTCTACAGCCAGCTGTCGTCAGTGCAGGGTTGA
- a CDS encoding putative RNA helicase, translating to MITNAGRDLIIDVLHHAATGGSVPVSEKHFDTNISSRITFQRNAPLTPSEILQRLYEGLGFPRDLVTQYLTDLAQAAEVPTFADVTELLDETGPFQAFLVHSCFELFNCMTWFLREESDDKVSPEEGDAMLEKEIDTIESLFSDNFLGRKHFDDNDTNDRELYFSFRTTYDKPLLVVVRFPDYYPTETPVIYVQPFRSSSSESLPSLVVAPSCTKDISAVDRRAIMDAAVQAINGFVSSGCLMALISAIHGVVSSLEVIRPPSSPLPPDRDAIAKERSVAQEQRKAFLGVLTGSRVPNKKGTETAADEEEDHFIQFSMPERVELATVDAASVNQETQRSDFLASDAALDAVLKSSWEKLKSGSSLRKSRDSLPAHKVRETLRAALQKHNVVVIGGETGSGKTTQIPQFLYEFMCEEGNGSSANIVCTQPRRLAATSVALRVAEERDEAVGGTVGYSIRLENCVSKKTQITYCTTGIVLRRLQTDKYLGRVSHVVVDEIHERGVDTDFLLILLRDLVRRRQDLKVVLMSATMDSELFARYFDGAPVIFIEGRTFPVKVMHLEQIIPEVNYTLEEGSPFERIRGDKETRRRNTRKNVLSLDLEDVEEDVEREKAQQKLARVVQASPKTLDTLARMNYDVINYELIESIVEYIDTALRVPGAVLVFLPGMAEIQRCLEQLKLNPRLAKSCLFYNLHSSLGSSEQQGVFCRPPAGKRKVILGTNIMETSITIDDAVYVIDTGKAKENRYNARKSLSELVTVNISKANCRQRQGRAGRVQEGFCFRLFTEAQFEAFEDHQLCEMHRVPLESLILQIYALHLGDEVEYLRKALTPPEERSIHSSVKVLTTLGALTVEKRLTSLGQHLANLPLDVRVGKMIIHGALLQCIDPVLTMAACLATRSPFIASADFRTEVENMRRAFAGETLSDQLSAWFAYNKWVSALQQKGTAAARKVCEDHYLSPATLKQIESTKRQYERYLYEAGFLDNAPRSRMSTTKFIFPPFTTLDGRVFEAGGPKLNENSTSTRCILACLVAGLYPNIAQMRMTRGHRRGEGGSYGGKHTVKFSTFDGSECLVHPSSVAGKEVSFASPLLVYVDKVKTSATFLREVSMVAPLHVILFGSGKLEYLAKYEELCVDEMTAFKCRQDDATLLTHLKTQLDSALTQKINDPSKTWESISSVVVRAIVKLLKEDGGRAGGLTIIDRRQQRALLTEWLVPEAEVAASPVVPADQPFKTNKLCFLCGETGHVSRYCPHNSTHHKNGPPVRCFICGQWHFPQDCTLVKALKR from the coding sequence ATGATCACCAATGCTGGCAGGGACCTTATCATCGATGTACTGCACCACGCTGCTACGGGAGGAAGCGTGCCAGTGTCGGAGAAGCACTTTGACACCAATATCTCTTCTCGCATCACATTTCAGCGCAATGCGCCGCTGACACCTTCCGAAATTCTGCAACGGCTTTATGAGGGCTTAGGTTTTCCGCGAGACCTTGTCACGCAGTACCTGACTGACCTCGCTCAGGCGGCCGAGGTGCCCACCTTTGCGGATGTGACGGAGCTTCTGGACGAGACCGGACCATTTCAGGCGTTTCTGGTTCACAGCTGCTTTGAGCTCTTTAACTGCATGACCTGGTTCTTGCGTGAGGAGAGTGACGACAAGGTAAGTCCCGAGGAGGGTGATGCGATGCTAGAGAAAGAGATTGACACGATTGAGAGTCTCTTTAGTGACAACTTTCTTGGTCGCAAACACTTTGATGACAATGACACAAACGACCGCGAGCTGTACTTTAGCTTCCGCACCACTTATGACAAGCCACTGCTCGTAGTTGTACGCTTTCCCGACTACTACCCAACAGAGACGCCAGTCATTTACGTGCAGCCTTTTCGCAGTAGTTCATCCGAGTCCCTGCCGAGCCTTGTTGTGGCGCCATCGTGCACGAAAGATATTTCCGCTGTCGACCGGCGCGCCATCATGGATGCAGCCGTGCAGGCCATTAACGGGTTTGTGAGTAGCGGGTGTCTGATGGCGCTTATCTCGGCCATTCACGGTGTGGTGTCCTCATTGGAGGTGATACGACCGccctcgtcgccgctgccgccggatAGGGACGCGATCGCAAAGGAAAGGTCTGTGGCACAGGAGCAGCGCAAAGCATTCCTGGGCGTTCTCACCGGCAGCCGTGTGCCCAATAAAAAGGGCACcgagacggcggcggacgaggaggaagaccaCTTCATTCAGTTCTCGATGCCGGAGAGGGTCGAGTTGGCGACCGTCGACGCCGCCAGCGTCAACCAGgagacgcagcgcagcgactTCTTAGCGTCCGACGCCGCCCTCGATGCGGTTCTCAAGTCCTCGTGGGAAAAGCTGAAGAGCGGAAGTTCTCTGCGCAAGTCGCGCGACTCGCTCCCGGCACACAAAGTACGTGAAACGCTGCGGGCGGCGTTACAGAAGCACAACGTTGTTGTTATTGGTGGTGAGACTGGTAGCGGTAAAACAACTCAAATTCCGCAATTCCTATACGAGTTCATGTGCGAAGAAGGAAACGGCAGCTCGGCTAATATTGTGTGCACACAGCCCCGTCGTCTCGCTGCCACCTCCGTCGCCTTGCGCGTCGCTGAAGAGCGCGACGAGGCGGTTGGTGGTACGGTCGGCTACTCGATTCGCCTAGAGAACTGTGTGTCGAAGAAGACGCAGATCACCTACTGCACCACCGGTAttgtgctgcggcggctaCAAACAGACAAATACCTCGGTCGCGTCAGCCATGTGGTCGTGGATGAAATCCACGAGCGGGGTGTAGACACCGACTTCCTGCTTATCCTGCTGCGCGACCTGGTGCGGCGACGACAGGATCTGAAGGTGGTGTTGATGAGCGCCACGATGGACTCCGAGCTTTTTGCGCGGTACTTCGATGGTGCTCCGGTCATCTTCATCGAAGGACGCACGTTTCCGGTAAAGGTGATGCACCTGGAGCAGATTATCCCTGAGGTCAACTACACCCTTGAGGAGGGCTCGCCGTTTGAGAGGATTAGAGGAGACAAGGAGACGCGACGGCGTAACACGCGGAAGAATGTGCTGAGCCTCGACTTGGAggatgtggaggaggacgtggagcgggagaaggcgcagcagaAGCTTGCACGAGTGGTGCAAGCATCGCCCAAGACACTCGACACGCTTGCACGCATGAACTATGACGTGATCAACTACGAGCTGATTGAATCCATTGTGGAGTACATCGACACCGCGCTGCGTGTACCAGGTGCAGTGCTCGTGTTTCTCCCCGGCATGGCGGAAATCCAGCGATGCCTAGAGCAGCTCAAGCTCAACCCCCGCCTCGCCAAGTCGTGCCTTTTCTACAACCTGCACAGCTCGCTCGGGTCATCAGAGCAGCAAGGGGTATTTTGCCGGCCACCAGCTGGTAAGCGCAAGGTGATTCTGGGCACCAACATAATGGAAACTTCCATCACCATCGACGACGCTGTCTACGTCATCGACACCGgcaaggcaaaggagaacCGCTACAACGCTCGCAAAAGCCTGTCCGAACTTGTCACGGTGAACATCTCGAAGGCGAACTGCCGACAACGACAGGGTCGAGCGGGCCGTGTGCAGGAGGGCTTCTGCTTTCGCCTCTTTACCGAGGCGCAGTTCGAGGCCTTCGAGGATCACCAGCTTTGTGAGATGCACCGCGTGCCGCTGGAAAGTCTCATTTTGCAGATTTACGCCCTTCACCTAGGTGACGAGGTCGAATACCTGCGGAAGGCGCTGACCCCGCCCGAGGAGCGTTCGatccacagcagcgtcaaAGTGCTGACAACGCTTGGCGCGCTGACGGTGGAAAAGCGGCTCACCTCTCTTGGACAGCACCTCGCCAACCTTCCCCTcgacgtgcgtgtgggcaAAATGATCATTCACGGTGCGCTACTGCAGTGCATCGATCCTGTGCTCACCATGGCCGCTTGCCTCGCCACAAGGTCACCCTTCATTGCATCTGCTGACTTTCGCACTGAGGTGGAGAATATGCGGCGCGCATTCGCGGGGGAGACGCTTTCGGACCAACTCTCCGCGTGGTTCGCTTACAATAAGTGGGTATCGGCCCTGCAACAAAAGggtaccgctgctgcacgcaAGGTGTGTGAGGACCACTACTTGTCACCTGCCACACTGAAACAGATCGAGTCTACGAAGCGCCAGTATGAGCGCTACCTGTACGAGGCCGGCTTCCTGGACAATGCACCGCGCTCACGTATGTCAACCACAAAGTTTATCTTCCCGCCTTTCACAACGCTCGATGGTCGCGTATTTGAGGCGGGAGGACCGAAGTTAAACGAGAATTCTACCAGCACGCGGTGCATCTTGGCGTGCCTGGTCGCCGGCCTATACCCCAATATCGCACAGATGCGGATGACACGCGGGCATCGCAGGGGCGAAGGCGGCAGCTACGGTGGAAAGCACACTGTGAAGTTCTCCACCTTTGACGGGTCAGAGTGTCTGGTGCATCCCTCTAGTGTGGCGGGCAAAGAGGTGTCGTTTGCATCGCCATTGCTCGTGTACGTGGACAAGGTGAAGACGTCGGCAACGTTCTTGCGCGAGGTGTCGATggtggcaccgctgcacgTCATCTTGTTTGGCAGCGGTAAGCTTGAGTACCTTGCAAAGTACGAGGAGCTCTGCGTGGACGAAATGACTGCATTCAAGTGTCGCCAGGACGATGCGACGTTGCTGACGCATCTTAAGACGCAGCTGGACTCTGCTTTGACGCAGAAGATCAATGATCCGTCGAAAACATGGGAATCGATCAGTAGTGTGGTCGTCCGTGCCATTGTGAAGCTCCTCAAAGAAGACGGCGGGCGGGCGGGCGGCCTCACGATTATCGAccgccgacagcagcgggCGCTGTTGACCGAGTGGCTCGTGCCGGAGGCTGAGGTGGCGGCTTCCCCTGTTGTTCCTGCGGACCAGCCCTTCAAGACGAACAAGTTGTGCTTTCTGTGTGGTGAGACCGGACACGTGTCGCGGTACTGTCCGCACAACAGCACACATCACAAGAATGGTCCACCAGTTCGCTGCTTCATTTGCGGCCAGTGGCACTTTCCGCAGGATTGCACACTGGTGAAGGCACTGAAGCGGTAG
- a CDS encoding RNA-binding protein 5-like protein: protein MHPQSTAQSPNDDTLKQSRNVYVASLPLSFDDQHLQDLFSPYGRIVSARIMRAKKSHASKGYGFVMFREVSCAEKAIEGLHGRVVGGSRIQVRRANADASMTFSKVLHTPVGPRSTPPTQSNGAASVLQYTIPAASAQHVVYSTALPQGVTGLHAAPPSSFPYAIVAPNTYPNQNPTPVSINQSYGAIMNSHVPQAHSGGIGVSHFSHVQPHQISAQAVQQQQPIYMVLLPDGQHLVQPCQFSM, encoded by the coding sequence ATGCACCCGCAGTCCACCGCGCAGTCTCCCAATGACGACACATTGAAGCAGAGTCGAAACGTATACGTCGCCAGTCTGCCACTCAGCTTTGACGACCAACACCTGCAAgatctcttttccccctacGGGCGCATCGTCTCTGCACGTATCATGCGCGCCAAGAAGTCGCACGCGTCGAAGGGCTACGGATTTGTCATGTTCCGCGAGGTTAGCTGTGCAGAGAAGGCGATCGAGGGTCTGCACGGCCGCGTCGTGGGTGGCTCACGGATTCAAGTACGCCGCGCAAATGCCGATGCGTCCATGACGTTCAGTAAAGTGCTACACACTCCCGTAGGCCCACGCAGCACACCGCCCACTCAGAGTAACGGCGCCGCGTCTGTTTTGCAGTACACAATTCCAGCTGCTTCCGCGCAGCATGTCGTGTACTCGACAGCTCTTCCCCAGGGTGTCACCGGCCTtcacgcagcaccgccgtcaaGCTTTCCGTATGCGATCGTTGCGCCAAACACTTATCCAAACCAGAATCCGACCCCTGTATCAATCAATCAAAGCTATGGCGCTATAATGAACTCCCATGTGCCTCAGGCACATAGCGGTGGAATTGGTGTCTCCCACTTTTCGCACGTGCAGCCACATCAGATATCTGCGCAggccgtgcagcagcaacagcctATCTACATGGTACTCCTCCCCGACGGACAGCACCTTGTTCAGCCTTGCCAGTTTTCCATGTAG